In Archangium violaceum, the following are encoded in one genomic region:
- a CDS encoding TOMM precursor leader peptide-binding protein, whose protein sequence is MQRAPTSPASGLLEVPAFKAHLRVEPLPPQDVLLDGGGARVRLRGHLYFELARLIDGRRTVDQLIQVLTRRHTAAEVHYALEQLVTRGFLIEAEPEVPAGLAAHWHAQGVSARVAAAALKASALEVRALGDVPARLVREALRVEGLRTTRRGAALTLVLVEDYLQAPLEALNREALRTGTPWVLARPTGTVAWLGPRFVPGTTACWECLAQRLRANLPPPMPGRTRTARGGEPEGPLRAMAHLLASALGRLFVTGDDGLAGTLVALDSTRLRAEHHVVVRRPQCPTCGAPGLVAAGQRRPLRLQPRPKAFTSDGGHRALGPEAMLARYQHHVSPVTGVVHLLEPLPGVEDERLPVINAGLNRARRVAPDALLDTARALSTGKGATLPQAKASALGEALERYCGVFQGDEARRRAPLRALDGAAVEPRQLLLFSERQYREREAWNAARPRHEHVPQPFDASLRIDWTPVWSLTHEARRYVPTAYCYYGYPEADAPFCGADSNGCAAGTSLEEAILQGFLELVERDAVSLWWYNRARRPRVALEGFGDPLLEQLADAYHHLGRELHVLDLTTDLGIPAFAAVSRRTRGPERLCVGFGAHLEARLGVQRAITEMNQFLPLAGRDLRAGPSVDEQLTRWLEESTLENQPHLAPADVPALEARAYPDVATSDLRDDVRACVERARRRGLETLVLDQTRPDVGLRVVRVIVPGLRHLWPRFGPGRLYDVPVKLGWLPRPTPEERLNPLGVFF, encoded by the coding sequence GTGCAGCGCGCCCCCACCTCCCCGGCCTCCGGGCTCCTCGAGGTCCCCGCCTTCAAGGCGCACCTGCGGGTGGAGCCCCTCCCACCACAAGACGTCCTGCTCGATGGCGGAGGAGCTCGGGTCCGGCTCCGGGGACATCTTTACTTCGAGCTGGCCCGCCTCATCGACGGGCGGCGGACGGTGGACCAGCTCATCCAGGTGCTCACCCGGCGGCACACCGCGGCCGAGGTCCATTACGCGTTGGAGCAGCTCGTCACCCGGGGCTTCCTCATCGAGGCCGAACCGGAGGTGCCCGCGGGGCTCGCCGCGCACTGGCACGCGCAAGGCGTGTCCGCGCGAGTGGCGGCCGCGGCGCTGAAGGCGTCGGCCCTGGAGGTGCGGGCGCTCGGTGACGTGCCCGCGCGCCTCGTGCGCGAAGCGCTCCGTGTGGAGGGGTTGCGCACCACTCGGCGAGGCGCGGCCCTGACGCTCGTCCTGGTGGAGGACTACCTCCAGGCCCCGCTGGAGGCGCTGAACCGCGAGGCACTGCGGACGGGCACTCCGTGGGTGCTGGCGCGTCCCACGGGGACGGTGGCCTGGCTGGGCCCCCGCTTCGTCCCGGGCACCACCGCGTGCTGGGAGTGTCTCGCCCAGCGGCTGCGCGCCAACCTGCCGCCCCCCATGCCGGGGCGGACACGCACGGCGCGGGGCGGAGAACCCGAAGGCCCCCTCCGCGCCATGGCCCACCTGCTGGCCTCCGCCCTCGGGCGGCTGTTCGTCACCGGGGACGACGGACTGGCGGGGACGCTCGTCGCGTTGGACTCGACGCGGCTGCGCGCCGAGCACCACGTCGTCGTGCGGCGCCCGCAGTGCCCCACCTGTGGAGCACCGGGGCTCGTCGCCGCGGGGCAGCGGCGCCCGCTCCGGCTCCAGCCTCGCCCCAAGGCCTTCACCTCCGACGGCGGCCACCGGGCGCTAGGCCCCGAGGCGATGCTGGCCCGCTACCAGCACCACGTCAGCCCGGTGACGGGCGTGGTGCACCTGCTGGAGCCGCTTCCCGGGGTGGAGGACGAGCGGCTGCCCGTCATCAACGCGGGCCTCAACCGCGCGCGCCGCGTGGCACCGGACGCGCTGCTCGACACCGCGCGCGCCCTCAGCACCGGCAAGGGCGCCACCCTCCCCCAGGCGAAGGCCAGCGCGCTGGGAGAAGCGCTGGAGCGCTACTGCGGCGTCTTCCAGGGAGACGAGGCCCGCAGGCGCGCCCCCCTGCGCGCGCTGGACGGGGCCGCGGTGGAGCCGCGCCAACTGCTGCTCTTCAGCGAGCGCCAGTACCGCGAGCGAGAAGCGTGGAACGCCGCCCGCCCGCGCCACGAGCACGTCCCCCAGCCCTTCGACGCGTCGCTCCGCATCGACTGGACTCCCGTCTGGTCGCTGACGCACGAGGCCCGCCGCTACGTGCCCACGGCGTACTGCTACTACGGCTACCCGGAGGCGGACGCGCCCTTCTGCGGAGCCGACTCCAACGGGTGCGCCGCGGGCACCAGCCTGGAGGAAGCCATCCTCCAGGGCTTCCTGGAGCTGGTGGAGCGCGATGCGGTGTCCCTCTGGTGGTACAACCGCGCGCGCCGTCCCCGGGTGGCGCTGGAGGGCTTCGGTGACCCGTTGCTCGAGCAGCTCGCGGACGCGTACCACCACCTCGGGCGGGAGCTCCACGTGCTGGACCTCACCACGGACCTCGGCATCCCCGCCTTCGCCGCCGTCTCGCGCCGCACTCGCGGCCCCGAGCGCCTCTGCGTGGGCTTTGGCGCGCACCTGGAGGCCCGCCTCGGCGTCCAGCGCGCCATCACCGAGATGAACCAATTCCTCCCGCTGGCCGGGAGGGACCTCCGCGCCGGGCCGTCCGTCGACGAGCAGCTCACCCGCTGGCTGGAGGAGTCCACGCTGGAGAACCAGCCCCACCTCGCGCCCGCGGACGTCCCCGCGCTCGAGGCCCGCGCATACCCGGATGTCGCCACGAGTGACCTGCGCGACGACGTGCGCGCGTGCGTGGAGCGGGCGCGGCGGCGGGGCCTGGAGACGCTGGTGCTGGACCAGACGCGGCCCGACGTGGGCCTGCGCGTGGTGCGCGTCATCGTCCCCGGGCTGCGCCACCTGTGGCCGCGCTTCGGGCCGGGACGGCTGTATGACGTGCCGGTGAAGCTCGGCTGGCTCCCCCGCCCCACGCCGGAGGAGAGGCTCAACCCCCTGGGAGTCTTCTTCTGA
- a CDS encoding amidohydrolase family protein, with the protein MAKRQRILDVDAHVVEPGHLWTRSLPRGFRERMRLRTPEPRARTWEEEVEWRARLVLACEREGLDVEEVEEAMARAEPGIQYLEVDGEPLLPDVARKIWGTLAARGFTQYLPLIRGGFDGASFSEVMRTMGVERAFFYPTVFLLLLGVDGMEPRFAVALMRAYNDWLRSFCAADPDFLQGVGALCRHDPAAMVHEVERVARWGWKAVTVHPQKVKGRLLNDPAFEPFWTRCEELGIAVGLHGGAHIRLPDAGDGHVHTQFGIHTAANPMQLTFALLALLEGGVLERHPGLRVGLLEAGCGWLPYWLWRLDAAYARDGWTVSEHVRRKPSEYFARQCFITCEPSEPGIEQVIDAVGEDCVLYASDFPHLDHPPHIQEDASLLVERLGSRVAGKILWNNGCRFYGVRD; encoded by the coding sequence ATGGCGAAGCGACAGAGAATCCTGGACGTCGATGCGCACGTGGTGGAGCCGGGCCACCTGTGGACCCGCTCCCTGCCGCGCGGGTTTCGCGAGCGCATGCGGCTGCGGACTCCCGAGCCTCGCGCGCGCACGTGGGAGGAGGAGGTGGAGTGGCGGGCGCGCCTCGTGCTCGCGTGCGAGCGGGAGGGGCTGGACGTGGAGGAGGTGGAGGAGGCGATGGCGCGGGCGGAGCCCGGCATCCAGTACCTGGAGGTGGATGGAGAGCCGCTGTTGCCGGATGTAGCGCGGAAGATCTGGGGGACCCTGGCGGCCAGGGGCTTCACCCAGTACCTGCCGCTCATCCGCGGCGGCTTCGACGGCGCCTCCTTCTCTGAGGTGATGCGGACCATGGGCGTCGAGCGGGCCTTCTTCTACCCCACCGTGTTTCTCCTGCTCCTGGGGGTGGACGGGATGGAGCCGCGGTTCGCGGTGGCCCTGATGCGCGCCTACAACGACTGGCTGCGGAGCTTCTGCGCGGCTGACCCGGACTTCCTCCAGGGCGTGGGCGCGCTGTGCCGGCATGATCCGGCGGCCATGGTGCACGAGGTGGAGCGTGTCGCGCGGTGGGGCTGGAAGGCGGTGACGGTGCACCCGCAGAAGGTCAAGGGGCGGCTGTTGAACGACCCCGCCTTCGAGCCCTTCTGGACGCGGTGCGAGGAATTGGGCATCGCGGTGGGCCTCCATGGGGGCGCGCACATCCGGCTACCCGACGCGGGGGACGGCCACGTCCACACGCAGTTCGGCATCCATACCGCGGCCAACCCGATGCAGTTGACGTTCGCGCTGCTGGCCCTGCTGGAAGGAGGGGTGCTGGAGCGGCACCCGGGCCTGCGGGTGGGCCTGCTGGAGGCGGGGTGTGGCTGGTTGCCCTATTGGCTCTGGCGGCTGGACGCCGCCTACGCGCGGGACGGGTGGACGGTGTCCGAGCACGTGCGCCGCAAGCCCTCGGAGTACTTCGCCAGGCAATGCTTCATCACCTGCGAGCCCTCGGAGCCGGGCATCGAGCAGGTCATCGACGCGGTGGGTGAGGACTGCGTGCTGTACGCCTCTGACTTTCCCCACCTGGACCACCCGCCGCACATCCAGGAAGACGCCTCCCTGCTGGTCGAGCGATTGGGCTCGCGGGTGGCGGGAAAGATTCTCTGGAACAATGGATGCCGGTTCTATGGCGTGCGCGATTAG
- a CDS encoding S53 family peptidase: MTTKPRAPRRHSVIPPQAKLRLRPQLQRVLEKLRPPKPRVARPPGKAAEDSAPITVTLALRRQRDLPALKSLADLSPARRKYLGAEELKDFGASQEDLEAVEAYVAQKGLDIERVFPAAAMVVVRGTPKAVAEAFMPPGAAGDFVEASIPSELAGRVRWIFGLDARELSRPSAFLRSRREPLPKSIARNAYLKELLVPRGHVAPDVARFYGYPELRGEGQCVGLLQLGGGASEEDLKMYFKALKLELPEIVYVGENIRGRGRFNVEVTFDIALVGAVCPRARIAVYNSHDVSVNGILVALCMALFDEVNKPSVLSMSWSFPEIAGQGPTKLETEIFDELFALAAWRGISVCMSSGDSGALTPIGYPDGRPTAVPAANFPASSPYVLACGGTTLLVKDGAIHSEVVWNSLTRPMLFLNTPGGDSAFPYPMATGGGISCFYERPVYQKHAHVPPRVDCYWFIGHLERVETFHGRGTPDVSASADWMTGYEFIFQGKWNTMGGTSAAAPMWAALLTLMNEGLEANHGPGARVGWINPYLYRLCLEEGTDVCRPIHQGNNGGFQAHPERRWNPCTGLGSPDGKKLSAALGAWPVKSAPVRAVAGVAAWRRGRRK; encoded by the coding sequence GTGACGACCAAGCCCCGCGCTCCCAGACGCCACTCCGTCATCCCTCCCCAGGCGAAGCTCCGCCTCCGGCCGCAACTTCAACGGGTTCTGGAGAAGTTGCGGCCCCCGAAGCCGCGGGTCGCCAGGCCACCGGGTAAGGCGGCGGAGGACTCCGCTCCCATCACCGTCACCCTGGCGCTGCGGCGGCAGCGGGACCTGCCCGCCCTGAAGTCCCTGGCGGATCTGTCGCCCGCCCGGCGCAAGTACCTGGGGGCGGAGGAGCTGAAGGACTTCGGCGCCTCCCAGGAGGATCTCGAGGCGGTGGAGGCATACGTCGCCCAGAAGGGGCTGGACATCGAGCGGGTGTTTCCGGCCGCGGCGATGGTGGTGGTGCGCGGAACGCCGAAGGCGGTGGCCGAGGCGTTCATGCCGCCGGGCGCCGCCGGTGACTTCGTCGAAGCCTCCATTCCCTCCGAGCTGGCCGGGAGGGTGCGCTGGATCTTCGGGCTGGACGCCCGGGAGCTGTCGCGGCCCTCGGCCTTCTTGCGCAGCCGCAGGGAGCCGCTGCCCAAGTCGATCGCCAGGAACGCCTACCTGAAGGAGCTGCTGGTGCCCCGGGGGCACGTCGCTCCCGACGTCGCGCGCTTCTACGGTTACCCGGAGCTGCGGGGGGAGGGGCAGTGCGTGGGGCTCCTCCAGCTCGGAGGGGGCGCCAGCGAAGAGGACCTGAAGATGTACTTCAAGGCCCTGAAGCTCGAGCTCCCGGAGATCGTCTACGTCGGTGAGAACATCCGGGGCCGTGGCCGCTTCAACGTGGAGGTGACGTTCGACATCGCCCTGGTGGGCGCGGTGTGCCCTCGCGCGAGAATCGCCGTCTACAACTCGCATGACGTCAGCGTGAACGGCATCCTCGTCGCGCTGTGCATGGCCCTCTTCGACGAGGTCAACAAGCCCTCCGTGCTGTCGATGAGCTGGTCCTTCCCGGAGATCGCCGGCCAGGGGCCGACGAAGCTCGAGACCGAGATCTTCGACGAGCTGTTCGCCCTGGCGGCGTGGAGGGGCATCTCGGTGTGCATGTCGAGCGGTGACAGCGGGGCGCTCACGCCCATCGGCTACCCCGACGGAAGGCCCACGGCGGTTCCCGCGGCCAACTTCCCCGCCAGCAGCCCGTACGTCCTGGCCTGTGGAGGAACGACGCTGCTGGTGAAGGACGGCGCCATCCACTCGGAGGTCGTCTGGAACTCGCTGACCCGGCCCATGCTGTTCCTGAACACGCCGGGCGGGGACTCCGCCTTCCCGTACCCGATGGCGACAGGCGGTGGCATCAGCTGCTTCTACGAGCGCCCGGTGTACCAGAAGCACGCGCACGTCCCTCCGCGGGTGGACTGCTACTGGTTCATCGGGCATCTCGAGCGGGTGGAGACGTTCCACGGGCGGGGCACGCCGGACGTGTCCGCCAGCGCGGACTGGATGACGGGTTATGAGTTCATCTTCCAGGGCAAGTGGAACACGATGGGCGGCACGAGCGCCGCGGCCCCGATGTGGGCCGCGTTGCTGACGCTGATGAACGAGGGGTTGGAGGCCAACCACGGGCCCGGGGCTCGCGTGGGATGGATCAACCCGTATCTCTACCGGCTCTGCCTCGAGGAGGGCACGGATGTGTGCCGGCCCATCCACCAGGGAAACAACGGCGGCTTCCAGGCCCACCCGGAGCGGCGCTGGAACCCGTGCACCGGGCTGGGGTCGCCGGACGGGAAGAAGCTCTCCGCGGCCCTGGGCGCCTGGCCGGTGAAGTCCGCGCCGGTGCGCGCGGTGGCCGGCGTGGCGGCGTGGCGGCGGGGGCGACGGAAGTAG
- a CDS encoding SagB family peptide dehydrogenase, with product MNRARAHLSPWLALVPGAAFLRTRGGHLRARDGKGDVSLGLLPAATKSALRLLQGRGASEDAVLERASRGGLEAEAHLHLVLRWLAGRRLLRYVIHGRAGTFATLEPLSEHFELQPEPPPPEQALRLSRFAYLRREGGALALESPRVRARVHLAPAALPVLAALAAPTTARDAAGHARGNGRAARALVALLARTRLLVASDTEGDTEEERHPALRLWEFHDLLFHTRTRRPQRGQPLGATYRLAGRVPQLPAVVPPRSPVLPLPRPDLDALTREDPTFTSVLELRRSERRYGTPPLDRDQLGELLFRAARVRELHPEGPEERTLRPSPSAGALHPLEIYVAVGTCEGLPPGLYRYEPLSHGLEPRAGLTAPVRALLADARQGRSPVQVLLVLAARFQRVSYKYEGFAYACILKDAGVLLQTLTLAATAMGLASCMVGWGNPDTFERAAITLGEEETSVAELVIGSAPTPRLRPGARRRYPPAVRRRRQPWNR from the coding sequence ATGAACCGGGCCCGGGCCCACCTCTCGCCCTGGCTCGCCCTCGTCCCCGGGGCGGCCTTCCTCCGGACGCGGGGAGGCCACCTTCGGGCGCGCGACGGCAAGGGCGACGTCTCCCTGGGACTTCTTCCCGCGGCCACCAAGAGCGCCCTCCGGCTGCTCCAGGGGCGCGGCGCCTCCGAGGACGCGGTGCTGGAGCGCGCGAGCCGGGGAGGACTGGAGGCGGAGGCCCACCTGCACCTGGTGCTCCGGTGGCTCGCGGGGCGGAGACTCCTGCGCTACGTCATCCACGGTCGCGCGGGCACGTTCGCCACGCTGGAGCCACTCTCGGAGCACTTCGAGCTGCAGCCCGAGCCTCCTCCACCGGAACAGGCGCTGCGCCTCTCCCGCTTCGCTTACCTCCGCCGGGAAGGTGGGGCGCTCGCCCTGGAGAGCCCCCGCGTCCGCGCGCGCGTCCACCTCGCCCCCGCGGCGCTCCCCGTCCTCGCGGCGCTCGCCGCCCCGACCACGGCGCGCGACGCGGCGGGCCATGCGCGAGGCAACGGCCGCGCGGCGAGGGCGCTGGTGGCCCTGCTCGCACGGACCCGACTGCTGGTGGCGTCGGACACGGAGGGAGACACCGAGGAGGAGCGCCACCCCGCCCTGCGGCTCTGGGAGTTCCACGACCTGCTCTTCCACACCCGCACGCGCCGCCCCCAGCGCGGCCAACCCCTGGGCGCCACGTACCGACTGGCGGGCCGCGTCCCGCAACTCCCGGCCGTCGTCCCGCCCCGGAGCCCCGTCCTCCCCCTGCCCCGACCGGACCTGGACGCGCTCACCCGGGAGGATCCGACCTTCACCTCCGTGCTGGAGCTCCGCCGCAGCGAACGCCGCTACGGCACCCCACCCCTCGACCGAGACCAGCTCGGAGAGCTCCTCTTTCGCGCCGCCCGCGTGCGCGAGCTGCACCCCGAGGGGCCCGAGGAGCGCACCCTGCGCCCGAGCCCTTCCGCCGGAGCCCTCCACCCGCTGGAAATCTACGTGGCGGTGGGAACCTGTGAAGGACTCCCCCCCGGCCTCTACCGTTACGAGCCGCTCTCCCACGGCCTGGAGCCTCGCGCCGGGCTGACGGCGCCGGTGCGGGCGCTGCTCGCGGACGCGCGCCAGGGCCGCTCACCCGTTCAGGTGCTGCTCGTGCTCGCCGCCCGCTTCCAGCGCGTCTCGTACAAATACGAGGGCTTCGCCTACGCCTGCATCCTCAAGGACGCGGGCGTCCTCCTGCAGACGCTCACCCTGGCCGCCACCGCCATGGGGCTGGCCTCCTGCATGGTGGGCTGGGGCAATCCCGACACCTTCGAGCGCGCCGCCATCACCCTGGGAGAGGAAGAGACGTCCGTCGCGGAGCTGGTCATCGGCAGCGCGCCGACGCCTCGCTTACGTCCCGGGGCTCGGCGGCGGTATCCTCCAGCCGTTCGAAGGAGACGCCAACCATGGAACCGGTGA
- a CDS encoding putative DNA modification/repair radical SAM protein: MDVRKKLEILADAAKYDASCSSSGGKRKASQEGLGSVEGMGICHSYTPDGRCVSLLKILLTNFCIYDCQYCINRISSDTARARFTPAEVVQLTLDFYKRNYIEGLFLSSGVIKSPDYTMEQLIEVARTLREVHGFQGYIHLKAVPGASRELIDRAGRHADRLSANIELPTEGDLKKLAPEKSFAVTGETMKEISTRVEQSRAEREESPLAPKFAPAGQSTQMIVGATPTPDAAILDTASRLYTRFKLKRVYYSAYSPIPRVDARLPAKSPPLVREHRLYQADWLLRFYGFRVDELAPPEHPDLSLEMDPKLAWALRRRESFPVDVNRAPREHLLRVPGMGVRTVDRLIRIRRWHRITLADLARLRVPLTRVKPFVITADHRPTLLLDSERLVERVKPEPTQLSLFTAAQEARTGEL; this comes from the coding sequence ATGGACGTGCGCAAGAAGCTGGAGATCCTCGCCGATGCCGCCAAATACGACGCCTCGTGCTCGAGCAGCGGTGGCAAGCGCAAGGCCTCCCAGGAGGGTCTGGGCAGTGTGGAGGGCATGGGCATCTGCCACAGCTACACGCCGGATGGCCGGTGTGTGTCCTTGCTGAAGATCCTGCTCACCAACTTCTGCATCTACGATTGCCAATACTGCATCAATCGCATCTCCAGCGACACCGCCCGGGCGCGCTTCACGCCCGCGGAGGTGGTGCAACTCACGCTCGACTTCTACAAGCGCAACTACATCGAGGGCCTCTTCTTGAGCTCCGGCGTCATCAAGAGTCCGGACTACACCATGGAGCAGCTCATCGAGGTGGCGCGCACCCTGCGCGAGGTGCACGGCTTCCAGGGCTACATCCACCTCAAGGCGGTGCCGGGCGCGTCCCGGGAGCTGATCGACCGGGCGGGGCGGCACGCGGACCGCCTGAGCGCCAACATCGAGCTGCCCACCGAGGGGGACTTGAAGAAGCTCGCGCCGGAGAAGAGCTTCGCCGTCACGGGAGAGACGATGAAGGAGATCTCCACGCGCGTGGAGCAGTCCAGGGCCGAGCGCGAGGAGAGCCCCCTGGCGCCGAAGTTCGCTCCCGCGGGGCAGAGCACGCAGATGATCGTCGGCGCGACGCCCACGCCGGACGCCGCCATCCTCGACACCGCGAGCCGGCTGTACACGCGCTTCAAGCTCAAGCGCGTGTACTACTCGGCCTACAGCCCCATCCCGCGTGTGGACGCGCGGTTGCCGGCGAAGTCCCCGCCGCTCGTGCGCGAGCACCGGCTGTACCAGGCGGACTGGCTCCTGCGCTTCTATGGTTTCCGCGTGGACGAGCTCGCGCCGCCCGAGCACCCGGACCTGTCCCTGGAGATGGATCCCAAGCTCGCCTGGGCGCTGCGCCGCCGCGAGTCGTTCCCGGTGGATGTGAACCGCGCGCCGCGTGAGCACCTCCTGCGCGTGCCAGGCATGGGGGTGCGCACGGTGGACCGGCTCATCCGCATCCGCCGCTGGCACCGGATCACCCTCGCGGATCTGGCACGGCTCCGGGTGCCGCTCACCCGGGTCAAACCCTTCGTCATCACGGCGGACCACCGGCCCACGCTGCTGTTGGACTCGGAGCGGCTTGTGGAGAGGGTGAAGCCCGAGCCCACCCAGCTGTCCCTGTTCACCGCGGCCCAAGAGGCTCGCACGGGAGAGCTCTGA
- a CDS encoding UdgX family uracil-DNA binding protein (This protein belongs to the uracil DNA glycosylase superfamily, members of which act in excision repair of DNA. However, it belongs more specifically to UdgX branch, whose founding member was found to bind uracil in DNA (where it does not belong), without cleaving it, appears to promote DNA repair by a pathway involving RecA, rather than base excision.), protein MRVEVADLDSFREVARGLLVRGVPPDGVLFSEERQRQASLLAVETPPPSAPVAGLSVPPAFLELAGRVACHRSPERWGMLYRVLWRLTHGERKLLEVESDPDVYRLLTLAKAVRRDAHKMKAFVRFRKVEREGEEHFIAWHRPDHLIVHHVAPFFARRFPSMRWSILTPDASVSWDLKALTYGPGVPRSEAPEGDVLEEMWSTYYASTFNPARLNVRAMRAEMPRKHWPTLPEARLIPELVRGAPERTAKMVRPRLEESDASRYLPAHRDLGSLAEAARGCEACPLHERATRTVFGEGPVGARLMLVGEQPGDTEDRQGRPFLGPAGQLLDEVLARVGLDRQELYVTNAVKHFGWTGDEKQRLHAKPGRREVLACKAWLDAEVAQVKPRMIVCLGATAAQAFLGPGFRINLSRGQVFETPWAPAWMATFHPSALLRMPDDAARARARAHFEEDLRKAAETLRAMAGAREGH, encoded by the coding sequence ATGCGGGTGGAGGTGGCGGACCTGGACTCCTTCCGCGAGGTGGCGCGGGGGCTGCTCGTGCGCGGCGTGCCGCCGGACGGCGTCCTCTTCTCCGAGGAGCGGCAGCGGCAGGCCTCGCTCCTGGCGGTGGAGACACCGCCCCCGAGTGCCCCCGTGGCGGGGCTGAGCGTGCCCCCGGCCTTCCTGGAGCTGGCGGGGCGCGTGGCGTGTCACCGCTCGCCCGAGCGATGGGGAATGCTCTACCGGGTGCTGTGGCGGCTCACCCATGGCGAGCGCAAGCTGCTGGAGGTGGAGAGCGACCCGGACGTGTACCGGCTGCTCACGCTCGCCAAGGCCGTGCGGCGCGACGCGCACAAGATGAAGGCCTTCGTGCGCTTCCGGAAGGTGGAGCGCGAGGGTGAGGAGCACTTCATCGCGTGGCACCGGCCGGACCACCTCATCGTGCACCACGTGGCGCCCTTCTTCGCGCGGCGCTTCCCCTCCATGCGCTGGAGCATCCTCACCCCGGACGCGAGCGTGTCATGGGATTTGAAGGCACTCACGTATGGGCCCGGGGTGCCGCGCTCGGAGGCACCCGAGGGGGACGTGCTGGAGGAGATGTGGAGCACGTATTACGCCTCCACCTTCAACCCGGCGCGGCTCAACGTGCGGGCCATGCGCGCGGAGATGCCCCGGAAGCACTGGCCGACGCTGCCCGAGGCGCGGCTGATTCCGGAGCTGGTGCGCGGCGCGCCCGAGCGCACGGCGAAGATGGTGCGCCCGCGTCTGGAGGAGTCCGACGCGAGCCGGTACCTGCCCGCGCACCGGGACCTGGGCTCGCTGGCCGAAGCGGCGCGGGGGTGCGAGGCGTGCCCGCTGCACGAGCGCGCCACGCGCACGGTGTTCGGCGAGGGCCCCGTGGGGGCGCGGCTGATGCTGGTGGGAGAGCAGCCCGGAGACACCGAGGATCGCCAGGGCCGGCCCTTCCTCGGCCCGGCGGGACAGCTCCTGGACGAGGTGCTCGCGCGTGTGGGGCTCGACCGCCAGGAGCTCTACGTCACCAACGCGGTGAAGCACTTCGGATGGACGGGGGACGAGAAGCAGCGCCTGCACGCGAAGCCCGGCCGGCGCGAGGTGCTCGCGTGCAAGGCGTGGCTGGACGCGGAGGTGGCGCAGGTGAAGCCACGGATGATCGTCTGTCTGGGAGCCACGGCGGCACAGGCCTTCCTGGGGCCGGGCTTTCGCATCAACCTGAGCCGGGGACAGGTGTTCGAGACCCCCTGGGCGCCGGCCTGGATGGCGACGTTCCACCCCTCGGCGCTCCTGCGCATGCCGGATGACGCGGCCCGGGCAAGAGCCCGAGCCCACTTCGAGGAGGACCTGCGCAAGGCGGCGGAGACGCTGAGGGCCATGGCCGGGGCGCGCGAGGGCCACTGA